The genomic stretch tgaatcaaaattacgaaaaaccatatatatatatatatatatattttttcaaactcatattAAACCTGAAATAAAATGGTGTTCGATACCACCCACAAAAGCGGCCCGGCCGCAGCCACCCCTAAAGCAAATATGGGGGTGGCTATGCGACGAGGGCGGTCGCACCACCCCCAGACGGCTTGAGGGTAGTCCCCCGAGGCGTCTGGGGGTGGTGTGACCACCCCAACCTCTTCTGTGGGTGGGCAACCATCCCAATGGGTCGTCAAGCCactcactttattttttatattttatatttttatttttattttaagtttaaaatttttttaaaaaaaattatatgagtatttttgaaaaataagtgGCTTAGTTAATCTTGTGTGTATGAAATTAGTAGTCTCATTGGAACAAACTATTCTCAGAAATAGTATGTTACCAATCAAATGAATAGTTATACCTATGATTAGTTAGTCTATTCTAAGAGTCTATTTCACAAATCAAATGGAGTcggagtttttaccaagagtacattaatatacataattgaacacaattGTAGCATAAAAGACTAAGCTAATGGGCaaaggtccacttaggtatattaagcactcttttcttttatattttctcaatgtaagaCACAATACTCACAAATACACTCACAACAATAAGGTTATTTCTCATAGGAGAGTCAGGAGACCCAAATttatggtgtatatatatatatatatcccctaCATACACCAAAGGTTCTCTGAGAAAATCTTGAAGCCTGAATTTGCTTGTTTATGATAGGAGTTTTGTTAATAAGGTAAGTGTGGTGAAACTGGATTTGGAAAGAGTATAGAAAAGATAGTGTGATAACGGTCTTAATCTTGGTGGCATTTCCATCAATCTAAGGGTTGAATCCTTTGAGTGCAAATCATTTTTCGGAGCCACACTTGACAATAAAGTCAAAGTCTTATTCGATCCGTGTGGAAAGGACGCTTTGCATGGGTGCGAAATTTACCCTAACTATACAAAGTGAGCTCCCTATGGTATCAGCACAGCCAGGCTTTGTTGGGCCAGTAATTGTAAAACGCGCAAGGGGCTGAGTTGAGGAAGATCTGCCTACCTTGGGCTTTTAGACAAACCGGTTAACGATAGCATAGGGCCCCCTAGAAAGACCACAAACTAAACGACAAGAAGAAAGGGGCGTTTTGGTATGTGGCCCAAACAAGCCCactaattacaaaaaatatgcactagataataaaaatattatatgttGAATTAACTTTACAACATCACTCTATCAGGCTTCCAAAGATAATTATAAagtattgtttattttttataaaaaataaaataaaaaaatattattgtattcCTACTTTTTATCCATATCTTATGAATATTTGTTTAATGCAAACCACTATGTTTATATAGTTCATCGGCTTTTCAGGTCTACATGAAGATTGgctgtgatatatatatatctatcacAGCCAATCGTCATGTAGACCTGAAAAGCCGATGAACATCACTTCCAAAACCTGTTCTCTTTTCTGTAAACCAGATAAAAGGACACCTCAGCTAATTTGGAGACTTAtggtgataagtgctaaaaaaACATCTAATGATGCCTTTGTCTCCACAACACAGCAGATAACATTGATAGGAGCATCTTCTGCAGTTTAGTTAAAagattaatattaattatatttagttattattgttattttttagtttCAACAGAGTAGCTTATCATTAGTTAGAATAGATACATTgttacagtgaatagcaatttgaagctattcactgtaacacactagatgaataaaatattgtttattattattatttttttgttttttgtttctttatttcacctcttttcactcaacatcttttatttcttttgaacaCCTCTTTACATCtgctacgtctctctctcaaacacaaaatttcttcacacaaaatttatctttctcgctcacaaaatttctttacacagttggatgaaaaaatttaatgcaaaaaaattttattgcatAGAAACACATGGATGGAAACAAATTAATTGCAGTTGgatggaaaaaattatttatgttattaattttaagaattagtagcTGCATGTGAAATGAATGTTCagcatgtgtttatttttatttttatgaatgatttctataaaTATGTTTggttttccctttaattaaatgttggtaataatataataaaaaaagaatgagaaataatattttaaagcaagtagagaatgaaatagagaacctgttggagtgtgtagtgaaaaaacaatagttaaagtaaagaattatactttttcactaggtaaaatacctaatgctgcTGAATATGCTAGGTAGCTTAATTGAATGAGATCACGACTACTGAAGCAAATGTCATTaattcgaatcctcctcccttcttttgtgcggacatgaaaaaaaaaaaaaaatcactgctGATGACACTTATATCTATGCACATATGTTGTATTGTCTCATGCCCggatttttgtatttttcaaaaagttaaacaaacCTCCAAGTTTAGAGGAATATAGTTatgtaattttcctttaaaatgagaaaacatGAACACAGTATAAGTGCTTTATTCTTGgtaagtgttttatttttacgGTGTTTATTTAAAGACACAAGCAAGTGAATGAACGAATCATTCTAGTAATTATTTTGAAAGGTTTAGGGTTATTCGAAGTTCAAACAACcttaatttatttgttatgCAACATCCTCCATATATGATATCTTTCAATGATCGAAGACGgctaaacttcaaaaactcaCGTACGAAATAGGTAAACCAAGAGAAAATTTtgtgtcctcaagaggtagttcaatcagctggAACCATGTCTAATAAAATGAAGgctactagttcgaatccccctctcccTTCTTGTGcgtacatgtcaaaaaaaaaaaaaaaagagaaaattttgtgTCTGTTCGGTAAccctcttatttttcttttcttttttctatttataaaagtataacacatttttttacattaataaataatttttttcacttttcactcacaaaaaattcaaaacactttttaccTCATTTCACGTCAATTcattaattttagggttaaatacctaatatcCTCTTAgggttttaagtttttattttttcttctattgggtttgatttttatcacatgaggtacctGTAGTTTTCATAAAAACCAAAATGGTACTTCCATCCACTTGCCGTAGATGACTTAAAGAAATTCCATatcactgacacgtggaccactGAAATTTTGACACATGGCATGGCATAAGTGCCAAGTCATTAGTTATGCACCTGCCacctaattaaacaaaatgaagGTACTATTTTGGTATTTATGAAAGCCACAGGTATCtccggaaaaaaaaataaaaattttaaaccctaaaggggtattaggtatttaacccttcatTTTATCGTTTTTAGTTTCAAATGTTCACTGTTCATTTTACAACTGCACTAATTAAACCAGTTGTCGCCTTATTGCCatctttatgatttttattttgtttattttgttttttaattttatttttgttttcaaaagatACATTCATAAACTCTCCTTATTTACTCCTAAATGATCACCATTCTGTAAGAAAAAAAGCCATGAAGTGATGCTTAAGCAGTAAAGCCAATAAGAATATATTTGATTACTCTATATTTAGGGATTCAACGAAGATTTGATTAGATTATATTACACTAAATAAAGAGATTTGAttagatttaaataaataaatcattttatacACAATCATATTATCATGGGAATAAAAGTAAAATGTAATCTTAAACTTTATCTTCTAAATGTAAGTCTTACACCGAACCatgtaattaatttaattagagTAACGCACGGAGGGGTATTGACGAGTAATTTTAAACGTCTTTCTTGTGTCCCACCAAGTATgctgtggcttttaaaattaccatttgatatGGTAGGTGTTCTTCTATTGTTTTCCTGTATCCTcttaactgtgatgtgacttttaaaattatcgttgaatttgagattatcattattgacttttaatctattagtgattttaaaagtcacgtcaccGTTTAGAGGATACTaggagaacactaaaaaaaaacctagcattttcctttgattaaaatctaataatgatcaatcacaagcctaatgataattttaagagtcatattattttttttttttttgacatgttcgcacaagaggaggaagacggattcgaattagtgacctccgttttattaagcgtggtcctaaccgattgaaatatcttttaaaaatatcattctTATAATGATACAAAAGTAAGACATGATGGAGTTATAGTATTACTCCGATATTGACTCTTGTATGagacaagataaaagaaagaCGGAAAAAGACGAAAAAAAACGCGAGTAATcgttttagcatttctcttttaaaaatatcTTTCATCACCAACATTTCTTTGGATATGGATTTGACATTTCTACTTTTACACCAAATCCGGatacaaatttaatttaaaataaataaatcaaagatCAATCAACACCCATcactataaattataattattggtGAGTTCATCAATTATTGCATAAAGTAGGAGTAAAGCATATCTAGATCTGCCGCAAATGATTATCTACGTGGCTGCCCTCTTTGTATTTaagttttgtttaattatttaatttttattcatgaaaaaaaatatttaaatgacccaatagttattattattacatcAGCTCGAATGTAGCTACTGTCCCCTAATCGTGTCTAGCTGCATTTCAACAAGGTCTTATTGGGGCCAAGGCGGctatgattaattaatttgagtattaattcgctcaatatatttaaataaataaataaatttatttatttatttatatatacaatgcAAACGCACGCTCAACCTAAAGTATTCCGCTCCCGAAAGATTCAcgaactttcttttctttctttttttttaatttttgtttaaattaatatttttaaattaaccCACTTCTaacaagatcaaaacaaaaattaacaattttatattttgtttccaGCTTCTTCAAGATGCTCTTGGTCTCCACAAAAGGTCTAGAAGTCCGCAAGACCCGCTAAGGTTACAATTAAGGAAGGTAATAGCAAGGATAAGGAAGATCACTTTAAGGTGACAATTCCAGTTGAGaattgagtttatatatatataatttgagagCTTTTACTATCAGGTCTATCCTGATAACACCAATTTTGCAGTCTTtaattactatgtgacacatcaatttaaaaaaaaaaaattcaaaaactataAGTGAGAATAATCATATCaaatcagaaagaaaaaaaacccgtAGGCCGGACCCACAGGTCTAGCAGCGGTGAACGCCTCAAACCCCACTGGCCGTGACCCGCCTCAAAATCCGTTTCTAATGCTTAAAAACCTGTTTCTAATgactcaaaactcgttttttgattcaaataagtgtattttataacaattttatattttgttatcaGCTTCTTCAAGATGCTCTTGGTCTCCACAAAAGGTCTAGAAGTCCACAAGATCTGCTAAGGTTACAATTAAGGAAGGTAATAGCAAGGATAAGGAGGATCGATCCCTTTAAGGTGACATGTCACAGTTGAgaattgattttatatatatataatttgagagCCCTTACTATCAGGCCTATCCTGATAACACTCATTTTGCAGCCTCCAATTACTATGTgatacatcatcaatttaaaaaaaaaaaaaaatgcaaaaactaaaagtgagaacaatcataccaaatcagaaagaaaaaaaaaaacccataggCTGGACCCACAGTTTTGGCCAACGGTGAACGCCTCAAACCCCGCTGGCCGTGACTAGCCTCAAAATCCGTTTCTAATGTTccaaaactcgtttctaatgcttcaaaacctATTTCTAATgactcaaaacttgtttttgaattcaaaactaaaatctaaaggtaaaaggttaaccttttaggaattttatcaccctaaaatctagtgtattttataacaattttataaaattaacaattttatattttgttatcaGCTTCTTCAAGATGCTCTTGGTCTCCACAAAAGGTCTAGAAGTCCGCAAGATCCGCTAAGGTTACAATTAAGGAAGGTAATAACAAGGATAAGGAGGATCCCTTTAAGGTGACATGTTACAGTTGAGAATTGagtttatatatgtataatttgagAGCCCTTACTATCAGGTCTATCCTGATAACACTCATTTTGCAGCCTCtaattactatgtgacacatcatcaattttttttttttttaaaaatgcaaaaactaaAAGTGAGAGCAATCATAccaaattagaaagaaaaaaaaaaccccatagGTTGGACCCACAGGTCTGGCCAGCGTTGACGCCTGAAACCCCGCCGGCCGTGATCTGCCTCAAAATCCGTTTCTAATGCTccaaaactcgtttctaatgcttcaaaacatGTTTCTAATGACTTaaaactcgtttttggattcaaaactaaaatctaaaggTAGAAGATTAACCCTTTaaggattttatcaccctaaaatctagtgtattttggtccaacttatttttgtgtactttttttatgtttttgcttatgtgtcggTTATTGATTGGAGACTGTAAAAAAGGTGTTATTAGGATGGTCATGATAAAAAGTTTTCTCATATAATTTTGGGATGGTCCTGATAAAAAGTTCTCATataattttgggttaaatactttattattacgtgggtttgcaattttttttatttttttatttttttttttcatttggggTTCAAATCCTATTAtaaattttcgttttctttttaagttttagttttttaactatttattattttttcttatttttaattatttgtgaTGACACGTGTGAAGGAGTTTAACGGAACTTAACGGAGGTATTACGTTGGTCTTTTTCCATAAGTCAAGGATTTAAACCTccggtaaaaaaaataaaaatgtgcaaacctaagtgtatatatataggtttttgttgtaaaaatgttttgaagctTTTATTTCCAACGGACCAAGTCGAATCCGTAAGGTAAATGTAAGACTCCAATCTCACAtcgaaaaaataatttatttatataaaatgaaCGAATTATAAAAGAATTTATAAATACTAAGTCCCACAATCATTCTTTATACTTAGTGGAATtgtgttttataaaaaatttcagttataatttaattgattaattttggAACATTTCCCAATAGGATTAGAAATGACGCAACACCATGTGCAATTTCAAATAACAATATAAGATTagtttagaagaagaaaatcggAAGAGGAGAAATCTATACTCTTAAGGAAAGGGACAAGAGGATATTCTTGAATATACCCTAAGTAGTTCCTATTTTTATATGGGTATAGATTCTCACAAGACTCGCACACAATtctaggttttttgtttttttgtttttaaagtaattctatgtttattttataattaacaGTTTACTTCCAGGCTTATTAATTGCTAGCAATTAATCCACGCAGCATGGTTTAAGCACTTGAATCCATATGAAAGTAGGCATGCATgatttagtaaaaaataaaaaaataaaaaaatagcataaaaaattgcgatttaaaaaatttatttttttcaaatagtaGGTTAAGagtgttttttaaaaacatgACTTTAAAGGCTTAACTGCAATTTTACAAAATGCTTATCTACATTTTAACAacactatttttaaattgcatattttaaaatcgcGAACCCAATTAGACTCTAAAGCTGGTTTGCGTATAGACCAAATTACCATAACGTTCAACAATCGCAAACTTTCTGGTGGACATGATCTATCGGTAAATCAAAAGGCAGATATATTTATTAAGACAAGATTTATAAGAACAAAAAGAGACAATAGTTACAAgatgttggggttatcccacatcagtTGTGGAATGAGCTGGTGGTcggtttataagtgtgagagaaagtttcacctcttgagctagcttttagGGTTGAGAGAGGCTCAAGACCACCTAACACTGGTATCAGAGTTCAGGTTTATTaacaagtctcggcccaacAGTCCACGAAAGAAATGGGTTACCGCTGCTCCGACCTagggcccgatgtgtgagggggagattaTTGGGGTTATTCCACATCCGTTGTAGAAGGAGTTGATGGTCgatttataagtgtgagggaaaacatcacctcttgaactagctttggggttgagagaggccTAAGACCACTAACACTGATTGTTGTAAGTGCACTTATGAATATTGTGTcacacattgagaaaatataaaagaaaatagtgcttaatatacctaagtggacattagcttaggcttttgggttagagttgtgttcaattatgtatattaatatactctgagtaaaaactccataactgCTTTATCTCCCActaaatggtattagagccatagTTACCAGTGTCTGGATGCGTTGGGTTTAGAGTGTCTTCACCCACAACTCGTGTTTAGAGTTGTGCCTGCATCCGTAACTCTTGATGCGAGATACTCTTGGAAATGTGAAGAGACTCACGAGTGAGAGGAAGATTATTGTGAGTGCACTcgtgagtgttgtgtcccacattgagaaaatataaaagaaaaaagtgattaatatacctaagtggaccttaacCTATTGGCTTAGGCTTTtaggctagagttgtgttcaattatgtatattaatgtactatgaGTAAAAACTCTGTAACCGCTTTATCTCctaacaaatggtatcagagtcatgGTTACTTTCATGAGACTGGTGTCTAGACGCGTCAAGTTTAGAGTTGTGCTTCCATTCGCAACTCTTGACGTAATACACtattgaaaatgtaaaaagactcacaaacACGTAACACACTCttggaaatgtaaaaagactcacaagcaTGTAAGACactcttgaaaatgtaaaaatacTCACAAGTGAAGGGGAGTTtggtcaatgtgaagagactcacgagtgagagggagattgttgtgagtgcactcgtgagtgttgtgtcccacattgagaaaatataaaagaaaatagtgattaatatacctaagtgaaccttagcctattagcttaggcttttggggtactcttggtaaaaactccataaccgtTTACAACTTTGCTATGTGGACCTAGATCATAGGCTGAACCACCCTAATTTTGtatatctttctttctctcaactATTTTTAGATTATGAAACTTTACAATATTGGTGTTATTTTGCCATGATCGTCGTGAAATTTATAGACTAGCtatcacttttattttatttgattttttatttttatgacgaGAAATAAAATTCTGGCAATTAAGCAAACTTATTTCAAGGATAGCATCACATATAGTCTTTTTTGCCATGATATTTGCTCAGAAAATGATTATTCAAGAGGAGAAAATAAACTTGTAAGCCAATTTTGTAGATTATCTCCCAAGATACTTTGACACGCATATGATAATGTATTTCACGTACATTGTGGAATCAACAATTGACTTTAAGACCTGTTTGATTTCCAAGgaaaaacttatttaattaaattagtaaaATCTTTGGGTGTAATTGTGTAAAGAGGtcaagattgtttttttttttttttcatgaattgttatatataatagGCCAAAAGGCAAACCAATAGAGGCCAAACTTAATATTTTGGCCTAATACAATATATAtctaattcaaacaaattagcttaattaccatatatatatatatatatatgataaaagtTCATCAtcatcacacacacacatatatatatatatatgagatataataacatgaaaaataataataataataataataactagaCAGTGAACATGCTTAATCACCTTCACTCATGATCGATCCTCccaataatattttgaaatatttttcacaatatatatatgcgttGGAATATCAGACACTCCCCCAAACAAGCTGATCATCACAATCGTCCGTACATCATATCTGGCAGCAAGCAGTCCACCTAATTAATAGCAACAACACCAACACTTGGGGATGTTTACTATAATCTTTCAAACCAGAGGAAGCCATGGCCTACTCTGTGTACAACGttatttgataaataaatataattaattattaatatatttatgaaACCAACTCATAAAGTGGCCGGAAATGCGACTCTGACTCTTGTGAATAATATGTGACTGAAGTGGAAAGTGCCAGCAATCTTAATTTGAGCTCATTGACAGTAATTTAGCCATGGCTTTAATTTGTATAGCACGACCTGTACAGAcatatatttcttaaaaaaaattaaggaataattaaaaagaaagaaatacaaTGCTGACGCATAGAGTGACGCAATCTTAAAGTGAAATGTACGTGATTAATAATGAATTACccatttatctttctttaattgtttttttaaagccTAGGTGGGTTGATCAATTATGCCAAGACACGATGTATTTGCAAAAGTCACATAAAGTTAAAGATTTTATGATTATTCTAAATTCTAGGCATGCTTACCCGGAGCTCATTAGCACATGCTTTACCAATAACTCGTCCATTTTGTGACACATTTCCAGGAGCTTTTTGGGATTCATCAAAGTTTTTGCAAACCCCATCAGCATCCATTTATAAGCTTAGCTTAGTTTGCATGcagatgtgtatatatatatatatatccgggAAGCtaggtgtatatatatgtatattcatGCATGTCTGTGGTTGTCGATACATTAATTTCTTCgtggtatatatattttgtttctccAATATTAGATACATAGATGCTGACCTGGTCGGCATAGAAGACATCTtttcatattatattttgtttctcAACAAGAAGACATCTTTTCATGTGCATGATTAGTCGCTGTTTACATGTGGcacaagaaaatttttaaagtgGTAGGGTAGGATCTGGGTTTGAATCTTGCAGTAGaaatttttatgtttgattaatgtataaattaattacCTTAGTTTTCATTGATGTCCTGGTGGAGTTGAATCAAACTATGACGGTAAGCGCGTGCATGCGGTTCTCACCGTCTAGGCTCCTTTTGTGTGGCTCCTATTTGCCTATgttctttaatttaaaaaaaaaaaaaaaacagtgaatATATGTTATTATAGTCACATCTAAGTAGAATAGACATAATTGATCTTTCATTTCTgttctttttaattagaaaagaaaatacacTATGTATGTATGTGTTTCTGTatccacctctctctctctctctctgtgtatatATAGGTATAAAGTGATGGGCTTTTAATCTAAAACGACCAAGAGTCTATGTTTTAGGTGGAAAAAAACATGGACGACAATGTTATTGGGCGTGCAGCAAGTTCCATTAACGATGAAAATTTCATCAAGGAGCAAGAGCGGCTGTTGCCGATAGCCAACGTTGGGAGGATAATGAAGGGAATTCTGCCATCAAACGCAAAAATCTCAAAGGATTCCAAGGAGACGATGCAGGAATGTGTGTCGGAGTTCATCAGCTTTGTGACCAGCGAGGCATCCGACAAGTGCAGGAAGGAAAGGAGAAAGACAGTGAATGGCGATGATGTTTGCTGGGCGCTGGAGACGCTTGGTTTTGATGACTTTGCGGGGCCAATAAGAAGGTATTTGCATAGATATAGGGAGATAGAAGTAGATAGAGCTAATCAAGACAGGGTTAGGAacattgttgatgatgatcaaAGAGAAGcatgaattgaataatattacctttttattttcatgtgtttgAAATTAAGGAGTAGCCATGATCATCATGTAGCTCCTGCAGCCAaagccttttttctttttttcttttgcaagcAGCTTAATTTCTTTAGATTTCTATTTTCTAACCTTTATTTGCTTATGAGCAGGAAGATTATATATGggttcattttccttttttccatATGCTGCTGCTTAATTGCTTTTATTACATATCTACATGCATCTCAGATTTacaaaactaattaattggcTTCATTAATTAATGAAGATGCATATATCTAATTAGTTCGTAAGTGGGAATTGGGAGTGGAAAGGAAGTTCAAGGGTCTCATAATTAATTACTTGACCTTGATTTCCTTAgagaatggatttttttttttttttgggttaagcAGATTTCATTAGTGCTCTCTAATCCCTAATACATACCAAAACAAGCTCCCTCTCACTATAGCTAGTAGGTTAACTTGTGGAATTCCACAAGAATTTTATCACCAAAATACAGCGCGCAGCTAGCTCACGAATCAAATACATGAACAAAATTTCATAGATCGACTCATCCATGGAAGCTCCTtatgctttctctctctctctctctctgtgtatatatatatatctatataatcTGGGTCTGATGTGAACCAACTAGTACAACATactaaaacaatatatatctgACTATTTCGAAGGAGTCATAATCTCTACTGAGCCTCTCGTTCGGAGAGTCCTTTTATTTCGGTAAGGCTTACTAACCCTCATAATTTATGATAATTAATTACTGCCTTATCACAACTCTAGCTACCTTATCACATCCCTGGTTCAATTCTATGAGAAACCTCAGTCTTTggggctagctagctagctaggttgttccttaatttttgtttgccGAATGGGAATATTGCTAAGTACAGCTTAATTGATAA from Corylus avellana chromosome ca1, CavTom2PMs-1.0 encodes the following:
- the LOC132187473 gene encoding nuclear transcription factor Y subunit B-5-like, which gives rise to MTVEKNMDDNVIGRAASSINDENFIKEQERLLPIANVGRIMKGILPSNAKISKDSKETMQECVSEFISFVTSEASDKCRKERRKTVNGDDVCWALETLGFDDFAGPIRRYLHRYREIEVDRANQDRVRNIVDDDQREA